The Sphaerospermopsis torques-reginae ITEP-024 genome has a window encoding:
- a CDS encoding HNH endonuclease yields the protein MPIPKSLYEQVRQRAQCRCEYCHYPELLSTAPLSIDHLQPQSLGGTDSLDNLALACRRCNERRYNFTTGIDPNTGKETPLFNPRQQIWSEHFMWTFDGLCIIGTTPTGRATCERLDLNDERRGEKFIQKSRQRWVESGLHPPEEDPQKSE from the coding sequence ATGCCCATTCCTAAATCTCTTTATGAGCAGGTGAGACAACGCGCTCAATGTCGCTGTGAATACTGTCACTACCCTGAACTTCTCAGTACAGCACCCCTTTCTATTGACCATCTGCAACCTCAATCTTTGGGTGGTACGGATAGTCTCGATAATCTTGCTCTGGCCTGTCGTCGTTGCAACGAAAGACGCTATAACTTCACTACAGGTATTGATCCCAATACTGGAAAAGAAACTCCTTTATTTAACCCTCGTCAGCAAATTTGGTCTGAACATTTTATGTGGACATTTGACGGTTTATGTATTATTGGTACAACTCCTACAGGAAGGGCAACTTGTGAACGTCTTGATCTAAATGATGAACGTCGAGGAGAAAAATTTATTCAAAAATCTCGACAAAGATGGGTTGAAAGTGGACTGCATCCTCCCGAAGAAGATCCGCAAAAATCAGAGTAA
- a CDS encoding NB-ARC domain-containing protein translates to MDITEVLELADELVFVQTGKHLDDIQDTVIKGVWDGYTYEKIAAQCHRSESHVRDVGYKLWQVFSEQLDEDINKRNFRSMLSRLQITSSPVIIQNNNHNFNFCSSYQTKDDNNNRKNDDNQKTYSHDLTLSPKISHFYSRETELQTLSHWLITQNNRLVSILGLPGIGKTTLIKHFIDLNLQKFDLVIWKSIKLSHSLDNIFTEILKFTNSHDIENNKLTQFLNLLGQKRCLIILDDIQEIFIPEYVKMNP, encoded by the coding sequence ATGGATATTACAGAAGTTTTAGAGTTAGCTGATGAATTAGTTTTTGTCCAGACAGGAAAACACTTAGATGATATTCAGGACACTGTAATTAAAGGTGTTTGGGATGGATATACCTATGAGAAAATTGCAGCACAATGTCATCGTAGTGAAAGTCATGTGAGAGATGTAGGTTATAAACTTTGGCAAGTTTTTTCGGAACAATTAGACGAAGATATTAATAAGCGTAATTTCCGTTCTATGTTATCAAGACTGCAAATTACATCATCACCTGTAATTATACAAAATAATAATCATAATTTTAATTTTTGCTCATCTTATCAAACTAAAGATGATAATAATAATAGAAAAAATGATGATAACCAAAAAACATACTCTCACGATTTAACCCTATCCCCAAAAATCTCCCACTTTTACAGCAGAGAAACCGAACTACAAACCCTATCTCATTGGTTAATCACCCAAAATAACCGCCTTGTCTCCATTTTAGGATTACCTGGCATTGGTAAAACCACACTGATTAAACATTTTATTGATCTAAATTTACAAAAATTCGATCTAGTCATTTGGAAAAGTATTAAACTCTCTCATTCCTTAGATAACATCTTTACAGAAATATTAAAATTTACCAATTCACATGATATTGAAAATAATAAATTAACTCAATTTTTAAATCTTTTAGGTCAAAAAAGATGTTTAATTATCCTTGATGATATCCAAGAAATATTTATTCCTGAATATGTTAAAATGAATCCTTGA
- the nifD gene encoding nitrogenase molybdenum-iron protein alpha chain yields the protein MTPPDNKKIVEERKELIKDVLKAYPEKAAKKREKHLNVHEEGKTDCGVKSNIKSLPGVMTARGCAYAGSKGVVWGPIKDMIHISHGPVGCGYWSWSGRRNYYLGTTGVDTFGTMHFTSDFQERDIVFGGDKKLLKLIEELEELFPLNRGVSVQSECPIGLIGDDIEAVSKTAAKKLGKPVIPVRCEGFRGVSQSLGHHIANDQIRDWVFPRADKAKKDGTLKFEGTPYDVAIIGDYNIGGDAWASRILLEEIGLRVVAQWSGDGTINEMLLTPNVKINLIHCYRSMNYISRHMEEAYGIPWMEYNFFGPTKIAESLRAIAAKFDSKIQENAEKVIAKYQPSMDAIVAKYRPRLEGKTVAMMVGGLRPRHVVPAFQDLGMKLVGTGYEFAHNDDYKRTTHYIENGTIVYDDVTAFEFEEFIKALKPDLVASGVKEKYVFQKMGLPFRQMHSWDYSELDDVG from the coding sequence ATGACTCCTCCAGACAACAAGAAGATTGTTGAAGAAAGAAAAGAACTGATTAAAGACGTTCTTAAAGCTTACCCCGAAAAGGCTGCTAAGAAGCGCGAAAAGCACCTGAATGTACACGAAGAAGGTAAAACAGATTGTGGTGTTAAATCTAACATCAAATCCTTACCTGGTGTAATGACCGCTCGTGGTTGTGCTTATGCAGGTTCTAAGGGTGTGGTTTGGGGTCCTATTAAGGACATGATCCACATCAGCCACGGTCCTGTAGGTTGCGGTTACTGGTCTTGGTCTGGTCGTCGCAACTACTACTTAGGTACAACTGGTGTTGATACCTTCGGTACTATGCACTTCACTTCTGACTTCCAAGAACGCGACATCGTGTTCGGTGGAGACAAGAAGTTATTGAAACTGATCGAAGAATTAGAAGAATTATTCCCCTTAAACCGTGGTGTTTCCGTTCAATCTGAATGTCCTATCGGTCTAATCGGGGATGACATCGAAGCGGTTTCTAAGACAGCTGCTAAAAAACTCGGTAAACCCGTTATTCCTGTACGTTGCGAAGGTTTCCGTGGTGTGTCTCAGTCTTTGGGTCACCACATCGCTAACGACCAAATCCGTGACTGGGTATTCCCCAGAGCAGACAAAGCTAAGAAAGACGGTACTCTCAAGTTTGAAGGTACTCCTTACGACGTAGCAATCATCGGTGACTATAACATCGGTGGTGATGCTTGGGCAAGCCGTATCTTATTAGAAGAAATTGGTTTGCGTGTTGTTGCTCAGTGGTCTGGTGACGGTACTATCAATGAGATGTTGTTGACTCCCAATGTGAAGATCAACCTCATCCACTGCTATCGTTCTATGAACTATATCAGCCGTCACATGGAAGAAGCTTATGGTATTCCCTGGATGGAATATAACTTCTTCGGTCCTACCAAGATTGCTGAATCTTTAAGAGCGATCGCTGCTAAATTTGATTCTAAGATCCAAGAAAACGCTGAGAAAGTTATTGCTAAATATCAGCCTTCTATGGATGCGATCGTTGCTAAGTACCGTCCTCGTTTGGAAGGTAAGACAGTTGCAATGATGGTTGGTGGTTTACGTCCCCGTCACGTTGTACCCGCTTTCCAAGATTTGGGTATGAAGTTGGTAGGTACTGGTTATGAGTTCGCTCATAATGACGACTATAAACGTACTACTCACTACATTGAAAACGGTACTATCGTTTATGACGACGTAACCGCTTTTGAATTTGAAGAGTTCATTAAAGCTCTGAAGCCAGATTTAGTTGCTTCTGGTGTGAAAGAGAAGTACGTATTCCAAAAGATGGGTCTTCCTTTCCGTCAAATGCACTCTTGGGATTACTCCGAACTTGATGATGTTGGTTGA
- a CDS encoding integrase: MDRTQEAFADFHQTAITDGGYLGRMQAVNEQENHLTAKLTTELKAINGRLKAANVGVYIRKSGNSLQLRCTLPIKPGDIDKNGSGTKQYDISLGIPFNFDGLNTAEEEAYELGKLIARKQFQWNEKYLGKTRIKASLKTIGDLVADFEKNYFQTRKRTLKSENTFSSYFYIAQKHLPKDKPAINANFIEAVQNCQSSDSVKNELIKVIRVLCKCSGLEIPELSNLKIKATAKRKRDIPTDTQIEKEYFKFENYALNRPSKLITREDRNNWKLWRWVYGMLATYGLRPIEIFVKPDLDWWLSSENTMNTWRVNEECKTGERDALPLYPHWVKEFNLKTDLEAIELLKWKIQDKITSKEINAARHGTDRWFRFVGIGFKPYDLRHAWAIRAHLMGIPIKAAADNLGHSVNMHTSIYQKWFSLENRKVAIEEAIKKKSKVEDLQDMVMMLEQENERLRIENERLKLQIGNKNLIHI; encoded by the coding sequence ATGGACAGAACACAGGAAGCATTTGCCGATTTTCACCAAACAGCTATTACCGATGGGGGATATTTAGGTAGAATGCAAGCAGTAAATGAACAAGAAAATCATCTAACGGCAAAATTAACTACAGAATTAAAAGCAATTAATGGTAGATTAAAAGCGGCTAATGTTGGTGTTTATATCCGCAAATCTGGCAATTCTTTACAGTTGAGATGCACTTTACCTATTAAACCAGGGGATATTGATAAAAACGGTAGCGGTACAAAACAATATGATATTTCTCTGGGTATTCCTTTTAATTTTGATGGTTTGAATACTGCGGAAGAAGAAGCTTATGAGTTAGGAAAGTTAATTGCTAGAAAACAATTTCAATGGAATGAGAAATATTTAGGAAAAACTCGGATTAAAGCTAGTTTAAAAACTATTGGTGATTTAGTTGCAGATTTCGAGAAAAATTATTTTCAAACTCGGAAACGAACTTTAAAAAGTGAAAATACCTTTAGTAGTTATTTTTATATTGCTCAAAAGCATTTACCCAAGGATAAACCAGCGATTAATGCTAATTTTATTGAAGCTGTGCAAAACTGCCAATCTTCGGATAGTGTGAAAAATGAGTTAATTAAAGTAATTCGCGTTTTGTGTAAATGTTCTGGTTTAGAAATTCCTGAATTAAGCAATTTAAAAATTAAAGCTACTGCAAAACGTAAACGAGATATACCTACAGATACACAAATAGAGAAGGAATATTTTAAGTTTGAAAATTACGCCCTTAACCGTCCCAGTAAGTTAATAACTAGGGAAGATAGAAATAATTGGAAATTGTGGAGATGGGTTTATGGAATGTTAGCAACCTATGGTTTAAGACCCATTGAAATATTTGTAAAACCGGATTTAGATTGGTGGTTATCTTCAGAAAATACCATGAATACATGGCGAGTGAATGAAGAATGTAAAACCGGAGAAAGGGACGCTTTACCATTATATCCCCATTGGGTAAAAGAGTTTAATTTAAAAACAGATTTAGAAGCAATTGAATTATTAAAATGGAAAATTCAAGATAAAATAACCAGTAAAGAAATTAATGCAGCGCGACATGGTACTGATAGATGGTTTAGATTTGTAGGTATTGGATTTAAACCCTATGATTTACGTCACGCTTGGGCAATTCGAGCGCATTTAATGGGGATTCCAATTAAAGCTGCTGCTGATAATTTGGGTCATTCTGTAAATATGCACACATCCATTTATCAAAAGTGGTTTAGTTTAGAAAATCGCAAGGTTGCAATTGAGGAAGCAATTAAGAAAAAATCGAAAGTGGAAGATTTACAAGATATGGTGATGATGTTAGAACAGGAAAATGAGAGGTTAAGAATTGAAAATGAAAGATTAAAATTACAGATAGGAAATAAAAACTTAATTCATATTTAG